The Actinomycetota bacterium genome includes a window with the following:
- a CDS encoding VOC family protein, translated as MANPVVHFEIGAADDQRLLRFYGELFGWGLQAFPGVNYTLVDTRGGGGINGGIGRSGTGEAWVSFYVEVDDPQAYLDKAEALGGRTVLEVTELPGNATFAMFDDPDGLLVGLVHGEDAPQAPRRPSDGDGAAVDWFEVLGADAGRSQAFYAELFGWTVPPGAYGQVAAGAEHGIGGGVGAGGTARWATVYAAVGDVEATLARAEALGATRLYGPNQVDDHTETGAFRDPAGNVFGVYHHGEH; from the coding sequence ATGGCGAATCCTGTCGTGCACTTTGAGATCGGGGCGGCCGACGACCAGCGGCTGCTGCGGTTCTACGGGGAGCTGTTCGGGTGGGGGCTGCAGGCGTTTCCGGGGGTGAACTACACGCTGGTGGACACGCGGGGTGGGGGCGGGATCAACGGAGGGATCGGGAGGAGCGGCACCGGGGAGGCGTGGGTGTCCTTCTACGTGGAGGTGGACGACCCACAGGCGTACCTCGACAAGGCCGAGGCGCTCGGGGGCAGGACGGTGCTGGAGGTCACCGAGCTGCCCGGGAATGCGACCTTCGCGATGTTCGACGACCCCGACGGGCTGCTGGTCGGTCTGGTGCACGGCGAGGACGCGCCCCAGGCGCCCCGGCGGCCGTCGGACGGGGACGGGGCGGCGGTCGACTGGTTCGAGGTCCTGGGGGCCGACGCCGGGCGGTCGCAGGCGTTCTACGCCGAGCTGTTCGGGTGGACGGTGCCGCCGGGCGCCTACGGGCAGGTGGCGGCCGGGGCCGAGCACGGCATCGGGGGCGGCGTCGGGGCCGGCGGGACGGCCCGCTGGGCGACGGTGTACGCGGCCGTCGGCGACGTCGAGGCGACCTTGGCCAGGGCCGAGGCGCTGGGGGCGACCCGCCTGTACGGGCCCAACCAGGTCGACGACCACACCGAGACCGGCGCGTTCCGGGACCCCGCCGGCAACGTGTTCGGCGTCTACCACCACGGCGAGCATTGA
- a CDS encoding acyl-CoA dehydrogenase family protein: MDFRETAEQTMLREAVAKIAADYGHDYFLAKAKSGEKTTELWRAVSEAGFVGVNLPEEYGGGGMGISELAIVTEELAAQGCPLMLLMVSPAICGTLLARFGTPEQRDRWLPSIASGERKMVFAITEPDAGSNSHRLDTAATRDGDGWRLSGRKYYISGVDEADAVLVVSRTGVEEGSGRGRLSLFIVDTDAPGLERTPIELHVSAPERQFFLFLDDVRVGGDRLLGDEGDGLRQVFHGLNPERIIGAAAGNGIARYALAKAAAYAGQRQVWGVPIGAHQGLAHPLAEAKIEVELARLMTQKAAWATDAGVPGAGEAANMAKYAAAEAALHAVDVAIQVHGGNGFAAEYGIAGLWWMARVLRTAPVSREMILNYVAEHSLRLPRSY; the protein is encoded by the coding sequence ATGGACTTCCGCGAGACGGCCGAGCAGACGATGCTGCGCGAGGCCGTTGCCAAGATCGCCGCCGACTACGGGCACGACTACTTCCTGGCCAAGGCCAAGTCGGGGGAGAAGACGACCGAGCTGTGGCGGGCGGTGAGCGAGGCCGGGTTCGTCGGCGTCAACCTGCCTGAGGAGTACGGCGGCGGAGGCATGGGCATCAGCGAGCTCGCCATCGTGACCGAGGAGCTGGCCGCCCAGGGCTGCCCGCTGATGCTGCTGATGGTGTCGCCGGCCATCTGCGGGACCCTGCTCGCCCGCTTCGGCACCCCGGAGCAGCGCGACCGCTGGCTGCCGTCGATCGCCTCGGGCGAACGCAAGATGGTGTTCGCGATCACCGAGCCCGACGCCGGTTCGAACTCCCACCGGCTCGACACGGCGGCGACCCGGGACGGCGACGGCTGGCGGCTCAGCGGCCGCAAGTACTACATCTCCGGGGTCGACGAGGCCGACGCCGTCCTGGTGGTCAGCCGCACCGGGGTCGAGGAGGGCAGCGGCCGGGGCCGCCTGTCGCTGTTCATCGTCGACACCGACGCCCCCGGCCTGGAGCGGACCCCGATCGAGCTCCACGTCAGCGCCCCCGAGCGCCAGTTCTTCCTGTTCCTGGACGACGTGCGGGTCGGCGGCGACCGGCTCCTCGGGGACGAGGGCGACGGGCTGCGCCAGGTCTTCCACGGCCTCAACCCCGAGCGGATCATCGGGGCCGCCGCCGGCAACGGCATCGCCCGCTACGCCCTGGCCAAGGCGGCCGCCTACGCCGGACAGCGCCAGGTCTGGGGCGTGCCCATCGGCGCCCACCAGGGCCTCGCCCACCCCCTGGCCGAGGCCAAGATCGAGGTCGAGCTGGCCCGCCTGATGACCCAGAAGGCGGCCTGGGCGACCGACGCCGGCGTGCCCGGCGCCGGCGAGGCCGCCAACATGGCCAAGTACGCCGCCGCCGAGGCGGCCCTGCACGCCGTCGACGTGGCCATCCAGGTCCACGGCGGCAACGGCTTCGCCGCCGAGTACGGCATCGCCGGCCTCTGGTGGATGGCCCGGGTCCTCCGCACCGCCCCGGTCAGCCGCGAGATGATCCTCAACTACGTGGCCGAGCACTCCCTGCGCCTACCACGGTCCTATTAG
- a CDS encoding acyclic terpene utilization AtuA family protein, whose protein sequence is LTGDYLAELTMLILWRARGRDPAKGYATSFLAQMEECLGLAADKGVKVVANAGGLNQAGLAAELRALAGRLGLDVVVAHVEGDDLLGRLDDLRAAGEPLAHLDSGVPLAAAGVAPVTANAYLGAWGIVAALEAGADVVVSGRVADASLVAGPAAWHFGWAADDWDRLAGAVVAGHVLECGTQATGGNYAFLDELPGTRPPGFPIAEVAADGSAVVTKHPGTGGLVSAGTVTAQLLYEIAGPAYASPDVVARFDTVRIEEVGPDRVRLSGTRGEPAPDRLKVAVNYLGGFRNSMSFVLTGLDVEAKAAMAEAALFERLGGRERFQEAESRLVGSPADDPDSAEASVAELRITVKDPDPAKVGRAFSNAAIELALASYPGCYTTTPPGDATPYGIYWPALVRADLVEQVVVLPDGRRLAVKPPPGRAPGPPGSPGALQPRPPTPGPPVGERSPTPVSGDPAVHSPPNHAAATPAAPTTPTPTTSTPPAATPTDPTHRPTIRAPLGRVFGARSGDKGGTANVGVWARTNEGYRFLEGFLTVDRFRELIPEARGLDVRRYELPNLLALNFVVAGLLGEGVSSSTRIDPQAKGLGEWLRARVVDLPAELLEPQGG, encoded by the coding sequence CTCACCGGCGACTACCTGGCCGAGCTGACCATGCTGATCCTGTGGCGCGCCCGCGGCCGCGACCCGGCCAAGGGGTACGCGACCAGCTTCCTCGCCCAGATGGAGGAGTGCCTCGGCCTGGCCGCCGACAAGGGGGTCAAGGTGGTCGCCAACGCCGGCGGCCTCAACCAGGCCGGCCTGGCCGCCGAGCTGCGGGCGCTCGCCGGGCGGCTGGGCCTGGACGTCGTCGTGGCCCACGTCGAGGGCGACGACCTGCTCGGCCGCCTCGACGACCTCCGGGCGGCGGGGGAGCCGCTGGCCCACCTCGACAGCGGCGTGCCGCTGGCCGCGGCCGGGGTGGCGCCGGTGACCGCCAACGCCTACCTGGGCGCCTGGGGGATCGTGGCCGCGCTGGAGGCCGGCGCCGACGTGGTCGTGTCCGGCCGGGTCGCCGACGCCTCCCTGGTCGCCGGGCCGGCCGCCTGGCACTTCGGCTGGGCCGCCGACGACTGGGACCGGCTCGCCGGGGCGGTGGTGGCCGGCCACGTGCTGGAGTGCGGGACCCAGGCCACCGGCGGCAACTACGCCTTCCTGGACGAGCTGCCCGGCACCCGCCCGCCCGGCTTCCCGATCGCCGAGGTGGCCGCCGACGGCAGCGCCGTCGTGACCAAGCACCCGGGGACGGGCGGGCTGGTCTCGGCCGGCACGGTGACCGCCCAGCTGCTGTACGAGATCGCCGGGCCGGCCTACGCCAGCCCCGACGTGGTCGCCCGCTTCGACACGGTGAGGATCGAGGAGGTCGGGCCGGACCGGGTGCGCCTGTCCGGCACCCGCGGCGAGCCCGCCCCCGACCGGCTGAAGGTGGCCGTCAACTACCTCGGCGGGTTCCGCAACTCGATGAGCTTCGTCCTCACCGGCCTCGACGTGGAGGCCAAGGCGGCCATGGCGGAGGCGGCCCTGTTCGAGCGCCTCGGCGGCCGCGAGCGGTTCCAGGAGGCCGAGAGCCGCCTGGTCGGCAGCCCCGCCGACGACCCGGACAGCGCCGAGGCGTCCGTCGCCGAGCTCCGGATCACGGTCAAGGACCCCGACCCCGCCAAGGTCGGCCGCGCCTTCTCCAACGCCGCCATCGAGCTCGCCCTGGCCAGCTACCCCGGCTGCTACACCACCACCCCGCCCGGCGACGCCACCCCCTACGGCATCTACTGGCCGGCCCTGGTCCGCGCCGACCTGGTCGAGCAGGTGGTCGTCCTCCCCGACGGCCGCCGCCTCGCGGTCAAGCCGCCGCCCGGTCGCGCGCCAGGTCCACCCGGGTCCCCGGGCGCGCTCCAGCCTCGCCCGCCGACACCAGGGCCCCCGGTGGGGGAGCGTAGCCCAACGCCGGTCTCGGGGGATCCGGCTGTCCACAGCCCCCCTAACCACGCCGCCGCGACCCCCGCCGCGCCCACCACCCCAACGCCCACCACCTCAACGCCCCCTGCCGCGACCCCCACCGACCCGACCCACCGGCCCACGATCCGGGCCCCGCTGGGGCGGGTGTTCGGGGCGCGGTCGGGGGACAAGGGAGGAACGGCCAACGTCGGGGTGTGGGCGAGGACCAACGAGGGCTACCGGTTCCTGGAGGGGTTCCTGACCGTGGACCGGTTCCGGGAGCTGATTCCCGAGGCGCGCGGCCTCGACGTGCGGCGGTACGAGCTGCCCAACCTGCTCGCGCTCAACTTCGTGGTCGCCGGCCTCCTCGGCGAGGGGGTCTCGTCCTCGACCCGGATCGACCCGCAGGCCAAGGGCCTCGGGGAGTGGCTGCGGGCGCGGGTCGTCGACCTGCCCGCCGAGCTGCTGGAACCACAAGGAGGTTGA